From a region of the Toxotes jaculatrix isolate fToxJac2 chromosome 7, fToxJac2.pri, whole genome shotgun sequence genome:
- the cltcl1 gene encoding clathrin heavy chain 1 isoform X4, with protein sequence MAQILPIRFQEHLQLQNMGVNPANIGFSYLTMESDKFICIREKVGEQNQVVIVDMSDPTNPIRRPISADSAIMNPASKVIALKAAKTLQIFNIEMKSKMKAHTMTEEVMFWKWISVNTVALVTDTAVYHWSMEGDSQPAKVFDRHASLAGCQIINYRTDEQQKWLLLIGISAQQNRVVGAMQLYSVDRKVSQPIEGHAAAFGEFKVEGNAKPSTLFCFAVRSQAGGKLHIIEVGQPAAGNQPFAKKAVDVFFPPEAQTDFPVAMQIGNKHGVIYLITKYGYIHLYDLESGVCIYMNRISAETIFVTAPHEATSGIIGVNKKGQVLSVCVEEENIVNYATNVLQNPDLALRMAVRSNLAGAEELFARKFNTLFAQGSYSEAAKVAASAPKGILRTAETIRKFQSVPAQPGQASPLLQYFGILLDQGQLNKFESLELCRPVLQQGRKQLLEKWLKEDKLECSEELGDLVKASDPTLALSVYLRANVPNKVIQCFAETGQFQKIVLYAKKVGYTPDWVFLLRNVMRVNPDQGLQFAQMLVQDEEPLANINQIVDVFMEGSLIQQCTSFLLDALKNNRPAEGHLQTRLLEMNLIHAPQVADAILGNQMFTHYDRAHVAQLCEKAGLLQRALEHYTDLYDIKRAVVHTHLLNPEWLVNFFGSLSVEDSLECLRAMLSANIRQNLQLCVQVASKYHEQLGTQALVELFESFKSYEGLFYFLGSIVNFSQEPDVHFKYIQAACKTGQIKEVERICRESNCYDPERVKNFLKEAKLTDQLPLIIVCDRFDFVHDLVLYLYRNNLQKYIEIYVQKVNPSRLPVVIGGLLDVDCAEDVIKNLIMVVRGQFSTDELVEEVEKRNRLKLLLPWLESRIHEGCEEPATHNALAKIYIDSNNTPERFLKENPFYDSAVVGRYCEKRDPHLACVAYERGQCDLELIKVCNENSLFKSEARYLVRRKDPELWANVLEENNPFRRQLIDQVVQTALSETQDPEEVSVTVKAFMTADLPNELIELLEKIVLDNSVFSEHRNLQNLLILTAIKADRTRVMEYINRLDNYDAPDIANIAISNELFEEAFAIFKKFDVNTSAIQVLIEHIGNLDRAYEFAERCNEPAVWSQLARAQLQRDLVKEAIDSYIKAVDPSAYMEVVNAASKNNNWEDLVKFLQMARKKARESYVETELIFALAKTNRLAELEEFVSGPNNAHIQQVGDRCYEEGMYEAAKLLYNNVSNFARLASTLVHLGEYQAAVDSARKANSTRTWKEVCFACVDGEEFRLAQICGLHIVIHADELEDLISYYQDRGYFEELIALLEAALGLERAHMGMFTELAILYSKFKPQKMREHLELFWSRVNIPKVLRAAEQSHLWAELVFLYDKYEEYDNAVITMMSHPTDAWKEGLFKDIIAKVANVELYYKSLSFYLEYKPLLLNDLLTILSPRLDHSRAVTFFSKVNQLKLVKPYLRSVQNHNNKSVNEALNNLLTEEEDYQGLRASIDAYDNFDTIGLAQRLEKHELIEFRRIAAYLYKGNNRWRQSVELCKKDKLYKDAMLYAAESKDAELAETLLQWFLEEGRKECFAACLFASYDLLHPDVVLELAWRHNIMDFAMPYFIQVMREYLTKVDEFAAKVTVDKLEEAESQRKTEEEVTEPQPMVFGQQLMLTASPAPVAPQPAYPGYGYPATAAGYPAQATAAAGYPAAPAYGFNM encoded by the exons TTGCAGAACATGGGCGTGAACCCAGCCAACATTGGGTTCAGCTATCTGACCATGGAGTCGGACAAGTTCATCTGCATCAGAGAGAAGGTGGGTGAGCAGAACCAGGTGGTGATCGTGGACATGTCCGACCCCACCAATCCAATCAGGAGACCAATCTCCGCTGACAGTGCCATCATGAACCCTGCCAGCAAGGTCATCGCCCTGAAAG CTGCCAAGACGCTGCAGATCTTCAACATTGAGATGAAGAGTAAGATGAAGGCTCACACCATGACAGAGGAGGTCATGTTCTGGAAGTGGATATCGGTAAACACTGTTGCCTTGGTGACGGATACCGCAGTCTATCACTGGAGCATGGAGGGGGATTCCCAACCAGCCAAAGTATTCGATCGGCACGCCAGTCTGGCAGGATGTCAGATCATTAACTATAGAACTGACGAGCAACAGAAGTGGCTACTGCTGATAGGGATCTCGGCAcag CAAAATCGCGTGGTTGGGGCGATGCAGCTGTATTCTGTTGACAGGAAAGTGTCCCAGCCCATCGAGGGCCATGCTGCTGCCTTTGGGGAGTTCAAAGTGGAGGGAAATGCCAAACCCTCCACCCttttctgctttgctgtgcGCTCACAGGCTGGAGGAAAG CTGCACATCATTGAAGTTGGACAGCCAGCTGCAGGAAACCAGCCATTTGCTAAGAAAGCAGTGGATGTGTTCTTCCCTCCAGAGGCCCAGACAGACTTTCCTGTAGCTATGCAG ATTGGTAATAAGCATGGTGTAATATATTTGATCACCAAATACGGTTACATTCACCTGTACGACCTGGAGTCTGGAGTGTGTATCTACATGAACCGAATCAGTGCAGAGACCATCTTTGTCACTGCCCCCCATGAAGCCACCTCGGGAATTATTGGGGTCAACAAGAAGGGACAG gtcttgtcagtgtgtgttgaagAGGAAAACATCGTCAACTATGCCACTAACGTCCTGCAGAACCCTGATCTAGCCTTGAGGATGGCTGTGAGGTCAAACCTTGCTGGGGCTGAGGAGCTTTTTGCCAGGAAGTTCAACACTTTGTTTGCCCAGGGAAGTTATTCAGAGGCTGCAAAGGTTGCTGCATCAGCACCCAAG GGTATCCTGCGGACGGCAGAGACCATCCGCAAGTTTCAGAGTGTCCCTGCTCAGCCGGGTCAGGCCTCTCCGCTGTTGCAGTACTTTGGTATTCTACTGGACCAGGGCCAACTAAACAAGTTTGAGTCTCTGGAGCTGTGCAGGCCCGTCCTGCAGCAGGGCCGCAAGCAACTACTGGAGAAATGGCTGAAGGAGGACAAG CTGGAGTGCTCAGAGGAGCTGGGAGACCTGGTGAAGGCCTCTGACCCCACACTCGCTCTTAGTGTGTACCTCAGAGCTAACGTCCCCAACAAGGTCATCCAGTGCTTCGCTGAGACTGGCCAGTTCCAGAAGATAGTGCTGTACGCTAAAAAG GTGGGCTACACCCCAGATTGGGTGTTTTTACTGAGAAATGTGATGCGGGTCAATCCAGACCAGGGGCTGCAGTTTGCTCAGATGCTGGTCCAGGATGAGGAGCCTCTGGCCAACATCAACCAG ATTGTAGATGTTTTCATGGAGGGCAGCCTGATCCAGCAGTGCACCTCCTTCTTATTGGATGCTTTAAAGAACAACCGCCCAGCCGAAGGACACTTGCAGACACGTCTGCTTGAGATGAACCTCATCCATGCCCCCCAG GTAGCAGATGCAATCCTGGGGAACCAGATGTTCACACACTATGACCGTGCCCACGTTGCTCAGCTGTGTGAGAAGGCAGGTCTGCTGCAGAGAGCTCTTGAACACTACACCGACCTGTATGATATCAAACGAGCCGTGgtgcacacacatctgctcaACCCTGAG TGGCTGGTGAACTTCTTTGGCTCTTTATCGGTAGAAGACTCCTTGGAGTGTTTAAGGGCCATGCTATCGGCTAACATCAGACAGAACCTGCAACTGTGTGTCCAGGTAGCATCTAAGTATCATGAGCAGCTGGGAACTCAGGCATTGGTGGAGCTCTTTGAATCCTTCAAGAGCTATGAGG GGTTGTTTTACTTCCTTGGGTCGATTGTGAATTTCAGCCAGGAGCCTGATGTCCACTTCAAGTACATCCAGGCTGCCTGTAAGACAGGCCAGATCAAAGAAGTGGAGAGAATCTGTAGAGAGAGCAACTGTTACGACCCAGAGAGGGTTAAAAACTTCCTCAAG GAGGCCAAGCTAACAGACCAGCTTCCTCTTATCATTGTGTGTGATCGCTTTGACTTCGTCCATGATCTGGTGCTTTACCTCTACCGCAACAATCTGCAGAAATACATTGAAATCTACGTACAGAAG GTGAACCCCAGTCGTTTACCAGTGGTGATAGGCGGGCTGTTGGATGTAGACTGTGCTGAGGATGTCATTAAGAACCTGATCATGGTGGTCAGAGGGCAGTTTTCCACTGATGAGCTGGTGGAGGAGGTAGAGAAAAGAAACAG GTTAAAGCTTCTATTGCCGTGGCTGGAGTCCCGTATCCATGAAGGTTGTGAGGAGCCAGCCACTCACAATGCCCTAGCTAAAATCTACATTGACAGCAACAACACACCTGAGCGCTTCCTGAAGGAGAATCCGTTCTACGACAGTGCTGTGGTCGGAAGATACTGTGAGAAGAGAGACCCTCACCTGGCCTGTGTGGCTTATGAGAGAGGACAGTGTGACCTGGAGCTCATCAAA GTGTGCAATGAGAACTCATTATTCAAGAGTGAGGCTCGGTATCTGGTGAGACGGAAAGACCCAGAGCTTTGGGCCAACGTGTTAGAAGAAAACAACCCCTTCAGAAGGCAACTCATCGACCAG GTGGTGCAGACAGCACTGTCAGAGACCCAGGACCCGGAGGAGGTGTCCGTCACAGTCAAGGCCTTCATGACTGCAGACTTGCCCAACGAGCTGATTGAACTGCTGGAGAAGATTGTACTTGATAACTCTGTCTTCAGTGAACACAG AAACCTCCAGAACCTTCTGATTTTGACAGCCATCAAGGCAGACCGCACTCGTGTGATGGAGTACATCAACAGGCTAGACAACTATGATGCTCCAGACATTGCTAATATCGCCATTAGCAATGAGCTCTTTGAAGAAGCGTTTGCAATTTTTAAGAAGTTTGATGTCAACACCTCGGCCATACAG GTGTTGATAGAGCACATAGGGAACTTAGATCGTGCCTATGAGTTTGCTGAGCGTTGTAATGAGCCTGCAGTGTGGAGCCAGTTAGCCAGAGCTCAACTGCAGAGAGACCTGGTCAAGGAGGCTATTGACTCATATATTAAAGCCGTTGACCCGTCAGCCTACATGGAGGTGGTCAATGCAGCCAGCAAGAACA ATAACTGGGAAGACTTGGTTAAATTCCTTCAGATGGCTCGAAAGAAAGCGAGAGAGTCGTACGTGGAGACAGAGCTGATCTTTGCTTTAGCTAAGACGAATCGTCTGGCTGAGTTGGAAGAGTTTGTCAGTGGGCCCAACAATGCTCACATACAGCAG gtGGGCGATAGATGTTATGAGGAGGGTATGTACGAAGCAGCCAAGCTCTTGTACAACAATGTGTCCAACTTTGCTCGCCTCGCATCGACACTAGTGCATCTTGGAGAGTACCAGGCAGCTGTGGACAGCGCCAGGAAAGCCAACAGCACACGGACATGGAAAGAG gtgtgttttgcatgtgtggATGGCGAGGAATTTCGGCTGGCACAAATCTGTGGCCTTCACATAGTGATCCATGCGGACGAGCTGGAGGACCTGATCAGCTACTATCAGGATCGCGGGTACTTTGAGGAACTCATTGCTCTGCTGGAGGCTGCTTTGGGCTTGGAGCGGGCTCATATGGGCATGTTCACTGAGCTTGCCATCCTCTACTCTAAGTTCAAACCTCAGAAGATGAGGGAGCACCTGGAGCTGTTCTGGTCCAGAGTCAACATCCCAAAG GTTCTTCGTGCAGCAGAGCAGTCTCACTTATGGGCAGAGCTGGTTTTTCTTTACGATAAGTACGAGGAGTACGACAACGCAGTCATCACAATGATGTCTCATCCAACAGATGCATGGAAAGAAGGGCTCTTCAAAGACATCATTGCTAAG GTTGCCAATGTGGAGTTGTACTATAAATCTCTTTCCTTTTACCTGGAATACAAACCCCTCCTACTGAACGACCTGCTGACTATTCTGTCTCCACGGTTGGACCACAGCCGGGCTGTCACCTTTTTCAGCAAG GTGAACCAGCTGAAGTTGGTGAAGCCTTACCTGAGATCTGTCCAGAATCACAACAACAAGTCTGTCAACGAAGCTCTCAACAACCTGCtgacggaggaggaggattaCCAG GGCCTGAGAGCATCTATCGATGCCTATGACAACTTTGATACCATTGGCCTGGCTCAGAGGTTAGAGAAACATGAACTGATTGAGTTTAGACGTATTGCTGCCTACCTGTACAAGGGCAACAACCGCTGGAGACAGAGTGTAGAGCTCTGCAAGAAGGACAAACTCTACAAG GATGCCATGCTGTATGCTGCAGAGTCTAAGGATGCTGAGCTGGCAGAGACTCTGCTCCAGTGGTTCCTGGAGGAGGGCAGGAAGGAGTGCTTCGCTGCCTGCCTGTTCGCTTCCTATGACCTGCTGCACCCTGACGTGGTGCTGGAGTTGGCCTGGAGGCACAACATCATGGATTTTGCCATGCCGTACTTCATCCAAGTCATGAGAGAGTACCTCACAAAG GTTGATGAGTTTGCAGCGAAGGTGACG GTGGACAAGCTGGAGGAGGCAGAAAGCCAAAGGAAAACTGAGGAGGAGGTGACAGAACCTCAGCCGATGGTGTTTG GCCAGCAGCTGATGTTGACTGCATCTCCTGCTCCAGTGGCTCCCCAGCCAGCGTACCCAGGCTACGGCTACCCTGCCACCGCAGCGGGCTACCCTGCTCAG GCCACCGCCGCAGCTGGCTACCCAGCTGCTCCCGCATATGGCTTCAACATGTAG
- the cltcl1 gene encoding clathrin heavy chain 1 isoform X2, with protein sequence MAQILPIRFQEHLQLQNMGVNPANIGFSYLTMESDKFICIREKVGEQNQVVIVDMSDPTNPIRRPISADSAIMNPASKVIALKAAKTLQIFNIEMKSKMKAHTMTEEVMFWKWISVNTVALVTDTAVYHWSMEGDSQPAKVFDRHASLAGCQIINYRTDEQQKWLLLIGISAQQNRVVGAMQLYSVDRKVSQPIEGHAAAFGEFKVEGNAKPSTLFCFAVRSQAGGKLHIIEVGQPAAGNQPFAKKAVDVFFPPEAQTDFPVAMQIGNKHGVIYLITKYGYIHLYDLESGVCIYMNRISAETIFVTAPHEATSGIIGVNKKGQVLSVCVEEENIVNYATNVLQNPDLALRMAVRSNLAGAEELFARKFNTLFAQGSYSEAAKVAASAPKGILRTAETIRKFQSVPAQPGQASPLLQYFGILLDQGQLNKFESLELCRPVLQQGRKQLLEKWLKEDKLECSEELGDLVKASDPTLALSVYLRANVPNKVIQCFAETGQFQKIVLYAKKVGYTPDWVFLLRNVMRVNPDQGLQFAQMLVQDEEPLANINQIVDVFMEGSLIQQCTSFLLDALKNNRPAEGHLQTRLLEMNLIHAPQVADAILGNQMFTHYDRAHVAQLCEKAGLLQRALEHYTDLYDIKRAVVHTHLLNPEWLVNFFGSLSVEDSLECLRAMLSANIRQNLQLCVQVASKYHEQLGTQALVELFESFKSYEGLFYFLGSIVNFSQEPDVHFKYIQAACKTGQIKEVERICRESNCYDPERVKNFLKEAKLTDQLPLIIVCDRFDFVHDLVLYLYRNNLQKYIEIYVQKVNPSRLPVVIGGLLDVDCAEDVIKNLIMVVRGQFSTDELVEEVEKRNRLKLLLPWLESRIHEGCEEPATHNALAKIYIDSNNTPERFLKENPFYDSAVVGRYCEKRDPHLACVAYERGQCDLELIKVCNENSLFKSEARYLVRRKDPELWANVLEENNPFRRQLIDQVVQTALSETQDPEEVSVTVKAFMTADLPNELIELLEKIVLDNSVFSEHRNLQNLLILTAIKADRTRVMEYINRLDNYDAPDIANIAISNELFEEAFAIFKKFDVNTSAIQVLIEHIGNLDRAYEFAERCNEPAVWSQLARAQLQRDLVKEAIDSYIKAVDPSAYMEVVNAASKNNNWEDLVKFLQMARKKARESYVETELIFALAKTNRLAELEEFVSGPNNAHIQQVGDRCYEEGMYEAAKLLYNNVSNFARLASTLVHLGEYQAAVDSARKANSTRTWKEVCFACVDGEEFRLAQICGLHIVIHADELEDLISYYQDRGYFEELIALLEAALGLERAHMGMFTELAILYSKFKPQKMREHLELFWSRVNIPKVLRAAEQSHLWAELVFLYDKYEEYDNAVITMMSHPTDAWKEGLFKDIIAKVANVELYYKSLSFYLEYKPLLLNDLLTILSPRLDHSRAVTFFSKVNQLKLVKPYLRSVQNHNNKSVNEALNNLLTEEEDYQGLRASIDAYDNFDTIGLAQRLEKHELIEFRRIAAYLYKGNNRWRQSVELCKKDKLYKDAMLYAAESKDAELAETLLQWFLEEGRKECFAACLFASYDLLHPDVVLELAWRHNIMDFAMPYFIQVMREYLTKVDEFAAKVDKLEEAESQRKTEEEVTEPQPMVFGQQLMLTASPAPVAPQPAYPGYGYPATAAGYPAQAAAAAAGYPAQATAAAGYPAAPAYGFNM encoded by the exons TTGCAGAACATGGGCGTGAACCCAGCCAACATTGGGTTCAGCTATCTGACCATGGAGTCGGACAAGTTCATCTGCATCAGAGAGAAGGTGGGTGAGCAGAACCAGGTGGTGATCGTGGACATGTCCGACCCCACCAATCCAATCAGGAGACCAATCTCCGCTGACAGTGCCATCATGAACCCTGCCAGCAAGGTCATCGCCCTGAAAG CTGCCAAGACGCTGCAGATCTTCAACATTGAGATGAAGAGTAAGATGAAGGCTCACACCATGACAGAGGAGGTCATGTTCTGGAAGTGGATATCGGTAAACACTGTTGCCTTGGTGACGGATACCGCAGTCTATCACTGGAGCATGGAGGGGGATTCCCAACCAGCCAAAGTATTCGATCGGCACGCCAGTCTGGCAGGATGTCAGATCATTAACTATAGAACTGACGAGCAACAGAAGTGGCTACTGCTGATAGGGATCTCGGCAcag CAAAATCGCGTGGTTGGGGCGATGCAGCTGTATTCTGTTGACAGGAAAGTGTCCCAGCCCATCGAGGGCCATGCTGCTGCCTTTGGGGAGTTCAAAGTGGAGGGAAATGCCAAACCCTCCACCCttttctgctttgctgtgcGCTCACAGGCTGGAGGAAAG CTGCACATCATTGAAGTTGGACAGCCAGCTGCAGGAAACCAGCCATTTGCTAAGAAAGCAGTGGATGTGTTCTTCCCTCCAGAGGCCCAGACAGACTTTCCTGTAGCTATGCAG ATTGGTAATAAGCATGGTGTAATATATTTGATCACCAAATACGGTTACATTCACCTGTACGACCTGGAGTCTGGAGTGTGTATCTACATGAACCGAATCAGTGCAGAGACCATCTTTGTCACTGCCCCCCATGAAGCCACCTCGGGAATTATTGGGGTCAACAAGAAGGGACAG gtcttgtcagtgtgtgttgaagAGGAAAACATCGTCAACTATGCCACTAACGTCCTGCAGAACCCTGATCTAGCCTTGAGGATGGCTGTGAGGTCAAACCTTGCTGGGGCTGAGGAGCTTTTTGCCAGGAAGTTCAACACTTTGTTTGCCCAGGGAAGTTATTCAGAGGCTGCAAAGGTTGCTGCATCAGCACCCAAG GGTATCCTGCGGACGGCAGAGACCATCCGCAAGTTTCAGAGTGTCCCTGCTCAGCCGGGTCAGGCCTCTCCGCTGTTGCAGTACTTTGGTATTCTACTGGACCAGGGCCAACTAAACAAGTTTGAGTCTCTGGAGCTGTGCAGGCCCGTCCTGCAGCAGGGCCGCAAGCAACTACTGGAGAAATGGCTGAAGGAGGACAAG CTGGAGTGCTCAGAGGAGCTGGGAGACCTGGTGAAGGCCTCTGACCCCACACTCGCTCTTAGTGTGTACCTCAGAGCTAACGTCCCCAACAAGGTCATCCAGTGCTTCGCTGAGACTGGCCAGTTCCAGAAGATAGTGCTGTACGCTAAAAAG GTGGGCTACACCCCAGATTGGGTGTTTTTACTGAGAAATGTGATGCGGGTCAATCCAGACCAGGGGCTGCAGTTTGCTCAGATGCTGGTCCAGGATGAGGAGCCTCTGGCCAACATCAACCAG ATTGTAGATGTTTTCATGGAGGGCAGCCTGATCCAGCAGTGCACCTCCTTCTTATTGGATGCTTTAAAGAACAACCGCCCAGCCGAAGGACACTTGCAGACACGTCTGCTTGAGATGAACCTCATCCATGCCCCCCAG GTAGCAGATGCAATCCTGGGGAACCAGATGTTCACACACTATGACCGTGCCCACGTTGCTCAGCTGTGTGAGAAGGCAGGTCTGCTGCAGAGAGCTCTTGAACACTACACCGACCTGTATGATATCAAACGAGCCGTGgtgcacacacatctgctcaACCCTGAG TGGCTGGTGAACTTCTTTGGCTCTTTATCGGTAGAAGACTCCTTGGAGTGTTTAAGGGCCATGCTATCGGCTAACATCAGACAGAACCTGCAACTGTGTGTCCAGGTAGCATCTAAGTATCATGAGCAGCTGGGAACTCAGGCATTGGTGGAGCTCTTTGAATCCTTCAAGAGCTATGAGG GGTTGTTTTACTTCCTTGGGTCGATTGTGAATTTCAGCCAGGAGCCTGATGTCCACTTCAAGTACATCCAGGCTGCCTGTAAGACAGGCCAGATCAAAGAAGTGGAGAGAATCTGTAGAGAGAGCAACTGTTACGACCCAGAGAGGGTTAAAAACTTCCTCAAG GAGGCCAAGCTAACAGACCAGCTTCCTCTTATCATTGTGTGTGATCGCTTTGACTTCGTCCATGATCTGGTGCTTTACCTCTACCGCAACAATCTGCAGAAATACATTGAAATCTACGTACAGAAG GTGAACCCCAGTCGTTTACCAGTGGTGATAGGCGGGCTGTTGGATGTAGACTGTGCTGAGGATGTCATTAAGAACCTGATCATGGTGGTCAGAGGGCAGTTTTCCACTGATGAGCTGGTGGAGGAGGTAGAGAAAAGAAACAG GTTAAAGCTTCTATTGCCGTGGCTGGAGTCCCGTATCCATGAAGGTTGTGAGGAGCCAGCCACTCACAATGCCCTAGCTAAAATCTACATTGACAGCAACAACACACCTGAGCGCTTCCTGAAGGAGAATCCGTTCTACGACAGTGCTGTGGTCGGAAGATACTGTGAGAAGAGAGACCCTCACCTGGCCTGTGTGGCTTATGAGAGAGGACAGTGTGACCTGGAGCTCATCAAA GTGTGCAATGAGAACTCATTATTCAAGAGTGAGGCTCGGTATCTGGTGAGACGGAAAGACCCAGAGCTTTGGGCCAACGTGTTAGAAGAAAACAACCCCTTCAGAAGGCAACTCATCGACCAG GTGGTGCAGACAGCACTGTCAGAGACCCAGGACCCGGAGGAGGTGTCCGTCACAGTCAAGGCCTTCATGACTGCAGACTTGCCCAACGAGCTGATTGAACTGCTGGAGAAGATTGTACTTGATAACTCTGTCTTCAGTGAACACAG AAACCTCCAGAACCTTCTGATTTTGACAGCCATCAAGGCAGACCGCACTCGTGTGATGGAGTACATCAACAGGCTAGACAACTATGATGCTCCAGACATTGCTAATATCGCCATTAGCAATGAGCTCTTTGAAGAAGCGTTTGCAATTTTTAAGAAGTTTGATGTCAACACCTCGGCCATACAG GTGTTGATAGAGCACATAGGGAACTTAGATCGTGCCTATGAGTTTGCTGAGCGTTGTAATGAGCCTGCAGTGTGGAGCCAGTTAGCCAGAGCTCAACTGCAGAGAGACCTGGTCAAGGAGGCTATTGACTCATATATTAAAGCCGTTGACCCGTCAGCCTACATGGAGGTGGTCAATGCAGCCAGCAAGAACA ATAACTGGGAAGACTTGGTTAAATTCCTTCAGATGGCTCGAAAGAAAGCGAGAGAGTCGTACGTGGAGACAGAGCTGATCTTTGCTTTAGCTAAGACGAATCGTCTGGCTGAGTTGGAAGAGTTTGTCAGTGGGCCCAACAATGCTCACATACAGCAG gtGGGCGATAGATGTTATGAGGAGGGTATGTACGAAGCAGCCAAGCTCTTGTACAACAATGTGTCCAACTTTGCTCGCCTCGCATCGACACTAGTGCATCTTGGAGAGTACCAGGCAGCTGTGGACAGCGCCAGGAAAGCCAACAGCACACGGACATGGAAAGAG gtgtgttttgcatgtgtggATGGCGAGGAATTTCGGCTGGCACAAATCTGTGGCCTTCACATAGTGATCCATGCGGACGAGCTGGAGGACCTGATCAGCTACTATCAGGATCGCGGGTACTTTGAGGAACTCATTGCTCTGCTGGAGGCTGCTTTGGGCTTGGAGCGGGCTCATATGGGCATGTTCACTGAGCTTGCCATCCTCTACTCTAAGTTCAAACCTCAGAAGATGAGGGAGCACCTGGAGCTGTTCTGGTCCAGAGTCAACATCCCAAAG GTTCTTCGTGCAGCAGAGCAGTCTCACTTATGGGCAGAGCTGGTTTTTCTTTACGATAAGTACGAGGAGTACGACAACGCAGTCATCACAATGATGTCTCATCCAACAGATGCATGGAAAGAAGGGCTCTTCAAAGACATCATTGCTAAG GTTGCCAATGTGGAGTTGTACTATAAATCTCTTTCCTTTTACCTGGAATACAAACCCCTCCTACTGAACGACCTGCTGACTATTCTGTCTCCACGGTTGGACCACAGCCGGGCTGTCACCTTTTTCAGCAAG GTGAACCAGCTGAAGTTGGTGAAGCCTTACCTGAGATCTGTCCAGAATCACAACAACAAGTCTGTCAACGAAGCTCTCAACAACCTGCtgacggaggaggaggattaCCAG GGCCTGAGAGCATCTATCGATGCCTATGACAACTTTGATACCATTGGCCTGGCTCAGAGGTTAGAGAAACATGAACTGATTGAGTTTAGACGTATTGCTGCCTACCTGTACAAGGGCAACAACCGCTGGAGACAGAGTGTAGAGCTCTGCAAGAAGGACAAACTCTACAAG GATGCCATGCTGTATGCTGCAGAGTCTAAGGATGCTGAGCTGGCAGAGACTCTGCTCCAGTGGTTCCTGGAGGAGGGCAGGAAGGAGTGCTTCGCTGCCTGCCTGTTCGCTTCCTATGACCTGCTGCACCCTGACGTGGTGCTGGAGTTGGCCTGGAGGCACAACATCATGGATTTTGCCATGCCGTACTTCATCCAAGTCATGAGAGAGTACCTCACAAAG GTTGATGAGTTTGCAGCGAAG GTGGACAAGCTGGAGGAGGCAGAAAGCCAAAGGAAAACTGAGGAGGAGGTGACAGAACCTCAGCCGATGGTGTTTG GCCAGCAGCTGATGTTGACTGCATCTCCTGCTCCAGTGGCTCCCCAGCCAGCGTACCCAGGCTACGGCTACCCTGCCACCGCAGCGGGCTACCCTGCTCAGGCTGCCGCGGCCGCAGCTGGCTACCCTGCTCAGGCCACCGCCGCAGCTGGCTACCCAGCTGCTCCCGCATATGGCTTCAACATGTAG